acttaaaagtCTTAAATCACAACTTTTTAAGTGCTTTCAGTTTAATCAGAACTGTTGGCGTCAGGCCATATCTACACCCTTTGCTTGCCTATCCTGTCGGTGTATAAGCTGGGCCGACCTGCGTTCTTATCTTGACAACGTTGAACACTACTTAACCATTGGTTAACGTCCTCATTCAGTGTCCCAGGAATGGGAAAGTAGGGCAATCATGGTAAATATTGGAATTGCGTTTTGGCCTAGGTAattcggggggggggggggggctttTAAACTAACGAAAAACTGCCAGGTGATCGACTTTATACTTCTGTCATCTTTACAGCGGTTCTATCGATTCAAGCAAGCAACTAAGAACACTGGATAAGACATCGATCAATTTGTTGGACGGTGTCACTGCGAATAGACGAGTGCTTCTGCTGCAACGCATGGGAGATAGCAAAAGCTCCTTGAAGCCCAGTAGCACCACATTGAAAGAATTCGGAGAGTCGAGACTATAAGGAGGCCAGTGCACCAATGAAGATCCTTTCCTGCTAGTCATTTGGAGGAAAACTGAGTGAATCGCGAGTACCTGGACTATGATTTCGACTCCGAGTCTCTTAGTCTGCTCAAGCAGCAAGTGAAGTAGCACTCCAGTAGGTCCATGAAATATTTGGCCTTGTAAGACTTTTTCCCATATCGCCTACCCTCCTTGCCAATGTGAAACCCTGGTATGAGTTTCaacgtttttgaaaataacGATGGAACTTATTTCAGTCCATGTTGAGTAATGTTGAGGCTTTGTTGAGGTGTTTGTGTGGCCAAtatttgccaatattttccaACATTATTGCAAGCACATTCTGCGTCTCTCCCAACATTGTTTGGTCGATGTTAGGGACACTTACCAGAAATTAGCAGGGGGGAAAGGGGAGTGGAAAACAGGGGAGGGTCACAGTTTTTTTGAGCCCTTCAAAAGGGAGggttatgaaaaaaatgacagcaaaAGAGGGAGGGTCACGAGAAATTAAGCCACCACGATGATAAAGGGATGATTTAATATCATGTTTTACAAGACAACAAATTATGTCTAATTTGTTGTCAAGTATGCTTTATTAAAAGAACTGAATCATTTTCCTTTTAGCACTGTATATAAAGTTCGGACGTTATATTTATCCAGGGGAGGGTCATGGAATTTTAGGACCAGTTCCAAGAGAGGGTTGggacattttattttcatcgcTTCACTGAAAATCTCCACCCCCTCGACCCCCCCCCCGATAATTTCTGACAAGTCCCTTACCAGCCAACAATAATGGCACTATTAGCCGCGGGGCTTCAAATAACTAAACTTAACTTTGTCGTGGAATTTCTCTATTACAAATTTCTAACCTAAATCAGAATCTAAGTTGACAAAGAAATGTACCTACTTAAATTTACAGGTTAATTTTACAGATTAAATGTATCTAAAAGATATTCATCAAAGACTCAAAGTGATACGTACCTACATGCCATTGCCTTAAAGTTTAACTTGCTAAGAAAACAGTGATAACATCTTTCAAAACATGCAAGCTTCCATGTGCCTGTATTAAAATGAGGCCTAAAGCGCGAAACATCCTTAGTTTGTAAACGATGGACTCTGTGACAAAAAGGCCCCCATTCTTAGTTCAGTTATGCTTTCGGTCAACCTAGAGCTTCAGTGACCTTCTACCACCTTCCAGTATTAATATACGCTAATGTCTTGTCGTTACTTGCAAACTGATCCTTTTTAACTCACCTGAGCGAACCATCATCTCAGTTGCTACTATACAATCTTCGgcttatcgctctttttcgGTTTAACTACAACGGCATAAATTGGTGGAGGTTTCTTGTCTTCCTTCGGTTTCTCGTCGTCAACTGAACTTGGATTCTCGCGATCGATAACTTGCGTTTCTGTGACAGAAACTACTGTTAGGGCGACCGGTTTTTCCTTGGCTTTCGTCTGAGCTCCGCTGGACTGATATTCTTCATCGGTTCCGAATGCTAAGGTCATTGATTGAATACTCTCATTCAGACTTTCTTGGTCAAAGGCGAAGTTGTCGAGGTCTATCTCCTCTGGTTCCTGAATTGGAGTGGGAAAGCTTGATGCAGATAGAAAGCGTCGATCAATTTTCTCGGCGCCACTGTGTAGAGGATTGGTAACAGCGTCACACCTTTTCTCTATAgcctccactatatttctgggGA
This sequence is a window from Acropora palmata chromosome 9, jaAcrPala1.3, whole genome shotgun sequence. Protein-coding genes within it:
- the LOC141892228 gene encoding uncharacterized protein LOC141892228; translation: MADSRWTRIPFLFIWQIAIFPVITNGQYSAWSSWSECSKTCFGEQTRSRQCSLAEVNCKEELTDTRDCGQASWNSGCFSLPMIIALAVIGVAILVAVIISIILYRTNQNIKKENSLREPKNIVEAIEKRCDAVTNPLHSGAEKIDRRFLSASSFPTPIQEPEEIDLDNFAFDQESLNESIQSMTLAFGTDEEYQSSGAQTKAKEKPVALTVVSVTETQVIDRENPSSVDDEKPKEDKKPPPIYAVVVKPKKSDKPKIV